One stretch of Micromonospora cremea DNA includes these proteins:
- a CDS encoding IS607 family transposase, producing MNLTEWARAQGISPHTAYRWFRQGTLPVPAQRVGPRMILVNVDANSAPAATGGVGLYARVSSHEQKTDLERQVARLSGWAAKAGHRVVRVESEIGSGMNGARSKARRLLADPDVSTVVVEHKDRLGRVNVELVEAALAAHGRRLVVLDEGDVDNDLVGDMVEVLTSFCARLYGRRSARDRARKALEAAEHG from the coding sequence GTGAATCTGACGGAGTGGGCACGTGCGCAGGGGATCAGTCCCCACACGGCGTATCGCTGGTTCCGTCAGGGCACCTTGCCGGTCCCGGCTCAGCGGGTTGGCCCCCGCATGATTTTGGTGAATGTGGACGCCAACAGTGCGCCGGCCGCCACGGGTGGCGTGGGTCTGTACGCCCGGGTCTCGTCCCACGAGCAGAAGACCGATCTGGAGCGCCAGGTTGCCCGACTGTCGGGGTGGGCGGCCAAGGCCGGGCACCGGGTGGTGCGTGTGGAGTCCGAGATCGGCTCGGGCATGAACGGCGCCCGGTCGAAGGCCCGGCGTCTGCTGGCCGACCCGGACGTGAGCACTGTCGTGGTTGAACATAAGGACCGGCTGGGTCGCGTGAACGTCGAACTGGTCGAGGCCGCGCTGGCCGCCCACGGTCGCCGGCTGGTGGTGCTGGACGAGGGCGATGTCGATAACGACCTGGTCGGCGACATGGTTGAGGTGCTGACGTCGTTTTGTGCTCGCCTGTACGGGCGCAGGTCGGCCCGCGATCGGGCCAGGAAGGCGCTGGAGGCCGCCGAACATGGCTGA